In Desulfarculaceae bacterium, the following are encoded in one genomic region:
- a CDS encoding universal stress protein — MTNYRRIVCCLDFSPQADAAFAAALEQAQDEGAELILLHVVHSGAPTLPGEKPGVVRGLSREELKERLKQEMDQRYVQKAGGYPVKVRLRRGLPSVEILDELAQSNAGLVVMGAEGLSGVGLFLLGSVAERVSRRAPCSCLVVRPAQKSVTPAGGDSSVE, encoded by the coding sequence ATGACCAACTACCGCCGCATCGTCTGCTGCCTGGACTTCAGCCCCCAGGCCGATGCCGCCTTTGCCGCCGCCCTGGAGCAGGCCCAAGACGAAGGGGCCGAGCTGATCCTGTTGCACGTGGTGCACTCCGGGGCACCCACCCTGCCCGGCGAAAAACCCGGCGTGGTGCGCGGCCTGAGCCGCGAGGAGCTCAAAGAGCGCCTGAAACAGGAGATGGACCAGCGCTACGTGCAAAAGGCCGGGGGCTATCCGGTCAAGGTGCGCCTGCGGCGCGGCCTGCCCAGCGTGGAGATCCTGGACGAGCTGGCCCAGAGCAACGCCGGGCTGGTGGTCATGGGGGCCGAGGGCCTGAGCGGGGTGGGGCTGTTCCTCCTGGGCTCGGTGGCCGAGCGGGTCAGCCGCCGGGCTCCCTGCTCCTGCCTGGTGGTGCGGCCGGCGCAAAAAAGCGTAACCCCGGCCGGGGGAGATTCGTCTGTGGAGTAG
- a CDS encoding type II toxin-antitoxin system HicA family toxin, with protein sequence MSGWPVVSGREVVKALGRAGFELSHQKGSHMVLRRAAPPHRRLTVPDHDEMAKGTLSAIARESGLGPGRLKHLLAVA encoded by the coding sequence GTGAGCGGCTGGCCGGTGGTTTCCGGGCGGGAGGTGGTCAAGGCCCTGGGCCGGGCGGGCTTCGAGCTGAGCCACCAGAAGGGCAGCCATATGGTGCTGCGCCGCGCGGCCCCGCCCCACCGCCGCCTGACCGTGCCCGACCATGACGAGATGGCCAAGGGCACCCTCTCGGCCATCGCCCGGGAGAGCGGCCTGGGCCCCGGCCGCCTCAAGCATCTGCTGGCCGTGGCATAA